One region of Streptomyces leeuwenhoekii genomic DNA includes:
- a CDS encoding MBL fold metallo-hydrolase → MNASPATGPTGALPSWTVGDITVHRIDEVLLPPATGPWLLPGATPDVVAEQDWLRPCFADDEGVLRLDSHSFAFTLGGLRVLVDTGIGNGKQRANPAWHGLSTDYLEHLTAAGFPPDSVDLVVLTHLHADHVGWNTRRVNGEWVPTFPYARYLTSRTERAFWAAYDREDAREQMFRDSVTPVEEAGLLDLVDVPAEGYQVVPGLRLVPTPGHTPGHLAVELTSRGRTALITGDCVHHPVQLGRPGIGACVDIDPVQAEASRRSLLGSLAGTGTLVLGTHFAPPTAGYVITHEDAYRLSPVPPRTP, encoded by the coding sequence GTGAACGCTTCCCCCGCGACCGGCCCGACCGGCGCCCTTCCTTCCTGGACCGTGGGCGACATCACCGTCCACCGCATCGACGAGGTCCTGCTGCCGCCCGCCACCGGACCATGGCTGCTGCCCGGTGCCACGCCGGACGTCGTCGCCGAGCAGGACTGGCTGCGCCCCTGCTTCGCCGATGACGAGGGCGTCCTGCGCCTCGACAGCCACAGCTTCGCGTTCACCCTCGGCGGGTTGCGCGTCCTGGTGGACACCGGCATCGGCAACGGCAAGCAGCGCGCCAACCCCGCATGGCACGGCCTGAGCACCGACTACCTCGAGCACCTGACAGCCGCCGGCTTCCCCCCGGACTCCGTCGATCTGGTGGTCCTCACGCATCTGCACGCCGACCACGTCGGCTGGAACACGCGGCGGGTGAACGGGGAGTGGGTCCCGACCTTCCCGTACGCCCGCTACCTGACCTCCCGCACCGAGCGCGCGTTCTGGGCCGCATACGACAGGGAGGACGCGCGCGAGCAGATGTTCCGCGACTCCGTGACACCCGTCGAGGAGGCGGGACTGCTCGACCTTGTCGACGTACCCGCCGAGGGGTATCAGGTCGTTCCGGGGCTGCGCCTGGTTCCCACCCCCGGCCACACCCCGGGCCACCTCGCCGTCGAGCTGACCAGCCGCGGCCGGACGGCTCTGATCACCGGCGACTGCGTCCACCACCCCGTCCAGCTCGGCCGCCCCGGCATCGGCGCCTGTGTCGACATCGATCCCGTACAGGCCGAAGCCTCCCGCCGTTCGCTGCTCGGCTCACTCGCCGGCACCGGCACCCTTGTCCTGGGCACCCACTTCGCGCCGCCCACCGCCGGCTACGTGATCACCCACGAAGACGCCTACCGGCTCTCACCGGTCCCGCCCCGGACGCCTTGA
- a CDS encoding Asp-tRNA(Asn)/Glu-tRNA(Gln) amidotransferase GatCAB subunit A, which translates to MRPYELSLSAAADAIRTRELSPVELTDSVLERAGQVEPRLRAYAAVTAERARRAALEAEREIAAGRYRGPLHGIPMGLKDLIDVAGVATSAGSRVRAGHRAESDSTVAARLSAAGAVLIGKTHTHEFGYGLTTPQTGNAWHAGRIAGGSSGGSAVAVAAGTATFALGTDTGGSIRVPAALNGVVGLKPTYGLVPRHGVTPLSWSLDHVGPITRTVEDAATVLTSLAGHDPRDPASLDLPAVDYRPADGTDLTGLRVGVPRTYYFEQVDPEVEAAVRRAVDRLQELGADLVGVEIPMTRYVQATQWGLMVPEATAYHQDTLRTVPGLYQADVRVLLEAGELMPAGDYLRARRARVLMRQEWARTLQQADVIAAPTVPMTAVKAGQETITWADGTEEGVTDAYVRLSAPANITGVPSLSVPVGQDAAGLPIGMQLLGRPLGEKVLLRVGHAYQRTQPPPALAPAA; encoded by the coding sequence ATGCGGCCGTATGAACTGTCCCTGAGCGCGGCCGCCGACGCGATCAGGACGCGGGAGCTCTCCCCCGTCGAGCTGACGGACTCGGTGCTGGAGCGCGCGGGGCAGGTGGAGCCGCGCCTGCGCGCCTACGCCGCCGTCACCGCCGAGCGCGCGCGCCGGGCCGCGCTGGAGGCCGAACGCGAGATCGCGGCCGGCCGCTACCGCGGTCCTCTGCACGGCATTCCGATGGGCCTGAAGGACCTCATCGACGTCGCCGGAGTGGCCACCTCGGCCGGCTCCCGGGTCCGCGCCGGCCACCGCGCGGAGTCGGACAGCACCGTCGCCGCGCGCCTGTCGGCGGCCGGAGCCGTCCTGATCGGCAAGACCCACACCCACGAGTTCGGCTACGGGCTGACCACCCCGCAGACCGGCAACGCCTGGCACGCGGGCCGGATCGCCGGGGGTTCCAGCGGCGGATCCGCCGTCGCCGTCGCCGCGGGTACCGCCACCTTCGCCCTGGGCACCGACACGGGCGGATCCATCAGGGTGCCCGCGGCCCTCAACGGCGTCGTCGGCCTGAAGCCGACCTACGGCCTCGTCCCCCGCCACGGTGTCACGCCCCTGTCCTGGTCACTGGACCACGTCGGCCCGATCACCCGCACCGTCGAGGACGCGGCCACGGTGCTGACCTCCCTGGCCGGGCACGATCCCCGTGACCCCGCCTCCCTCGACCTGCCCGCCGTCGACTACCGCCCGGCCGACGGCACGGACCTCACGGGGCTGCGGGTCGGCGTGCCGCGCACGTACTACTTCGAGCAGGTGGACCCGGAGGTCGAGGCCGCCGTCCGGCGCGCCGTCGACCGGCTCCAAGAGCTCGGCGCGGACCTCGTCGGCGTCGAGATCCCCATGACGCGCTACGTCCAGGCCACCCAGTGGGGCCTGATGGTGCCCGAGGCCACCGCCTACCACCAGGACACCCTGCGCACGGTCCCCGGCCTCTACCAGGCCGATGTCCGTGTCCTCCTGGAGGCCGGCGAACTGATGCCCGCCGGGGACTACCTGCGCGCCCGCCGCGCCCGCGTCCTCATGCGACAGGAATGGGCGCGCACGCTGCAGCAGGCCGACGTGATCGCCGCCCCCACCGTTCCGATGACCGCCGTGAAGGCCGGGCAGGAGACGATCACCTGGGCCGACGGCACGGAAGAGGGGGTCACCGACGCCTACGTGCGGCTCTCCGCCCCCGCCAACATCACCGGGGTGCCGTCCCTGTCCGTCCCGGTCGGCCAGGACGCGGCGGGGCTGCCGATCGGCATGCAACTCCTCGGCCGGCCTCTCGGCGAGAAGGTGCTCCTGCGGGTCGGCCACGCCTACCAGCGGACGCAGCCCCCTCCCGCGCTCGCACCGGCGGCCTGA
- a CDS encoding TetR/AcrR family transcriptional regulator, with amino-acid sequence MSRQMVRPGGRSARVQASVHAAVRELASEVGRDALTVPLVARRAGVTPSTIYRRWGDLQELLSDVAVERLRPDTAPEDHGDLASDLTAWAEQFLDEMASPAGRAYVRDALLGDPDGGNAGRCSAYAAEQVGILLARATERGESTPDVETVVDRVVAPLMYRILFRPDGLDASYAGRLVAGILGHGDR; translated from the coding sequence ATGAGCAGGCAGATGGTGCGCCCGGGCGGGCGCAGCGCCCGGGTCCAGGCTTCGGTGCACGCCGCCGTCCGCGAACTCGCGTCGGAGGTGGGCCGGGACGCCCTGACCGTCCCGCTGGTCGCCCGCCGCGCCGGCGTGACACCGTCGACGATCTACCGGCGCTGGGGGGACTTGCAGGAACTGCTCTCGGACGTGGCGGTCGAGCGCCTGCGGCCCGACACCGCGCCCGAGGACCATGGCGACCTGGCGTCCGACCTGACGGCCTGGGCCGAGCAGTTCCTCGACGAGATGGCCTCACCCGCCGGCCGCGCCTACGTCCGCGACGCCCTGCTCGGTGATCCCGACGGCGGCAACGCCGGCCGGTGCTCCGCCTACGCGGCCGAACAGGTCGGCATCCTCCTCGCCCGCGCGACCGAGCGCGGAGAGAGCACCCCCGACGTCGAGACCGTCGTCGACCGCGTCGTCGCCCCGCTGATGTACCGCATCCTCTTCCGCCCGGACGGACTCGACGCCTCGTACGCGGGCCGGCTCGTGGCGGGAATCCTCGGCCACGGCGACCGATGA
- a CDS encoding Hsp20/alpha crystallin family protein encodes MLMRTDPFRELDRLTQQVFGSARPGAMPMDAYRSGDDFLVHFDLPGIDPETIELDVERNVLNVRAERRSPAPEGAEVLVAERPTGTFTRQLFLGETLDTDRIDASYEAGVLTLRIPVAEQAKPRRIQITGGAGRRQLAG; translated from the coding sequence ATGCTCATGCGCACGGACCCGTTCCGCGAACTGGACCGGCTCACCCAGCAGGTCTTCGGGTCCGCCCGTCCGGGCGCCATGCCGATGGACGCCTACCGGTCCGGGGACGACTTCCTCGTCCACTTCGACCTGCCCGGCATCGACCCCGAGACCATCGAACTGGACGTCGAGCGCAACGTCCTGAACGTCCGCGCCGAGCGCCGTTCCCCCGCCCCCGAGGGCGCCGAGGTGCTGGTCGCCGAGCGGCCCACCGGCACCTTCACGCGCCAGCTCTTCCTCGGGGAGACCCTCGACACGGACCGGATCGACGCCTCGTACGAGGCCGGCGTCCTGACCTTGCGGATCCCGGTGGCTGAGCAGGCCAAGCCGCGCCGTATCCAGATCACCGGCGGCGCGGGCCGCAGGCAGCTCGCCGGCTGA
- a CDS encoding DUF2267 domain-containing protein — MPVPAPAVPAPAPSPTARPRWTDLLEEVRDAGQYATAAEAESVTRIVLSALGGHVIGDERVDLAAALPEEAARVVASQIPATRPLTAAEFVDSVAARIEGSTPATARWDVSSVLSVLPPLVGDELITRILAQLPPGYALLFGRADLSPAP, encoded by the coding sequence ATGCCCGTACCCGCGCCGGCCGTGCCGGCACCCGCGCCGTCGCCGACGGCCCGGCCCCGCTGGACCGATCTGCTCGAGGAGGTCCGGGACGCCGGGCAGTACGCGACCGCGGCGGAGGCGGAAAGCGTCACCCGGATCGTCCTCTCGGCCCTCGGCGGGCATGTGATCGGCGACGAGCGCGTCGACCTGGCGGCAGCCCTGCCCGAGGAGGCGGCCAGGGTCGTCGCCTCCCAGATCCCGGCGACCCGCCCGCTGACCGCCGCCGAGTTCGTCGACTCGGTCGCGGCCCGCATCGAAGGCTCCACTCCCGCGACGGCACGCTGGGACGTCAGCTCGGTCCTCAGCGTCCTGCCGCCCCTGGTCGGCGACGAGCTGATCACCCGTATCCTCGCCCAGCTCCCGCCCGGGTACGCCCTGCTCTTCGGCCGGGCGGACCTGAGCCCGGCACCGTGA
- a CDS encoding alpha/beta fold hydrolase produces MPTHLTTPDGTRIAYRDHHPPRSAVPAPPPVLLLHGLAGHQGEWDDLTGHLLADGHRVVTYDARAHGDSTRRPAATTRAAHVQDAVDLIDHLSLAPAVLIGQSLGGHTALLLAAAHPGLVASLVLVEAGPGGPDPELPARIENWLDRWPTPFPSLEAAREFLGHEAWARGLERRADGWHPRFDRDKIVACVAEPATTSYWPQWSRIPHPTLLVRGERGTVDDDQATEMLLRRPRTHHTLIPDAGHDVHLDQPARLHEAVAGFLRAQNALGPGRS; encoded by the coding sequence TTGCCCACCCACCTGACCACCCCGGACGGCACCCGCATCGCCTACCGGGACCACCACCCCCCGAGGTCCGCCGTCCCGGCCCCGCCGCCGGTCCTGCTCCTGCACGGCCTGGCGGGACACCAGGGCGAATGGGACGACCTCACCGGACACCTCCTGGCCGACGGCCACCGCGTGGTGACGTACGACGCCCGCGCCCACGGCGACAGCACCCGCCGCCCGGCGGCGACGACCCGCGCGGCCCACGTCCAGGACGCCGTGGACCTGATCGACCACCTTTCCCTGGCCCCGGCCGTCCTGATCGGCCAGTCCCTGGGCGGCCACACGGCCCTGCTGCTGGCCGCGGCCCACCCCGGCCTGGTGGCGTCCCTCGTCCTCGTCGAGGCCGGACCGGGCGGCCCCGACCCGGAACTCCCCGCCCGGATCGAGAACTGGCTGGACCGCTGGCCGACCCCGTTCCCGTCCCTGGAGGCCGCGCGCGAGTTCCTGGGCCACGAGGCATGGGCGCGGGGCCTGGAGCGACGAGCGGACGGCTGGCACCCCCGCTTCGACCGCGACAAGATCGTCGCCTGCGTGGCGGAACCGGCGACGACCTCGTACTGGCCGCAGTGGTCCCGCATCCCCCACCCCACCCTCCTCGTCCGCGGCGAGAGAGGCACCGTCGACGACGACCAGGCCACCGAAATGCTCCTCCGCCGCCCCCGCACCCACCACACCCTGATCCCCGACGCGGGCCACGACGTACACCTGGACCAGCCGGCGCGGCTTCACGAGGCGGTGGCGGGGTTTCTGCGTGCGCAGAATGCCCTTGGGCCCGGCCGGAGTTGA
- the drmB gene encoding DUF1998 domain-containing protein: MTPPPARRRRNTTNGTAPALNLPRRGSVRRAQAISTYGVGSLIAVDHESFIVSGLDEADRSWSKDESPVIHERRLARLLGVDCFRLPPASEDGSQDGLRVRRFPLLHSCPECNELQPHRDFAPPAGRSICGTCEVDLVPSRFVVACEAGHLDEFPYRQWVHRSPDRGSTRVGTCGGKLRMRTTGRTSSLRSIVISCTCGQVPEVSMEGSFRRNALKDLGLTCRGARPWLGTSATDPAGCGLPLRTLQRGSSSVWQPVLKSALSIPPWSNGRADPLAEHWDALRQFDNREHIGIYLKGAFRGECPIPLDEVMTLLDAEREEDPKGETTPTFDHRYRALRNKEYERLRSGNDESEHTRDEQFVCETPLGDRSVLQPLGITGPMLVKKLREVRALKAFTRLVDAESTTDAKEMPLSEKPLRWLPAIEVQGEGVFLRLDEDRLDTWEKATAVAARAERMRTAHQRVLEQRADDPSRAVPSPATPRMVLLHTLAHVLINEWSLEAGYPAASLRERLYAGDDMAGVLIYTATTDSAGSLGGLVAQGEPEVLDRTVRSALRRAEWCSSDPLCMEAEAAGSTGTNLAACHACVMLPETSCEHNNILLDRALLVGTPDEPDLGFFGPVCVS, encoded by the coding sequence ATGACCCCGCCTCCCGCCCGCCGCCGTCGAAACACGACGAACGGCACCGCCCCGGCCCTCAACCTCCCCCGTCGCGGGTCGGTCCGCCGCGCCCAGGCGATCAGTACGTACGGTGTGGGGTCGCTCATCGCCGTGGACCACGAGTCCTTCATCGTCTCGGGCCTGGACGAGGCCGACCGAAGCTGGAGCAAGGACGAGTCGCCCGTCATCCATGAGCGGCGGCTGGCCAGACTGCTCGGCGTCGACTGTTTCCGATTGCCGCCGGCGTCCGAGGACGGCAGCCAGGACGGCCTTCGGGTCCGCCGCTTCCCTCTGCTGCACTCGTGTCCCGAGTGCAACGAACTGCAGCCGCACCGTGACTTCGCCCCACCGGCCGGTCGGAGCATCTGCGGCACGTGCGAGGTGGACCTCGTCCCCTCCCGCTTCGTCGTCGCCTGCGAAGCCGGACACCTCGACGAGTTTCCCTACCGGCAGTGGGTGCACCGCTCGCCCGACCGGGGTTCGACCAGAGTCGGCACGTGCGGGGGCAAGCTGAGGATGCGCACCACGGGGCGCACCTCCTCGCTCCGCTCCATCGTCATCTCCTGCACCTGTGGTCAGGTGCCCGAGGTCTCGATGGAGGGTTCCTTCCGCAGGAACGCGCTGAAGGACCTGGGCCTGACCTGCCGAGGCGCCCGCCCGTGGCTCGGCACCTCCGCGACGGACCCGGCAGGGTGCGGGCTTCCCCTGCGCACCTTGCAGCGTGGTTCCTCGTCGGTGTGGCAGCCGGTGTTGAAGTCGGCGCTCTCCATCCCCCCGTGGAGCAACGGCCGCGCGGACCCGCTCGCGGAGCACTGGGACGCTCTCCGCCAGTTCGACAACCGTGAACACATCGGGATCTACCTCAAGGGTGCGTTCAGGGGCGAGTGTCCGATACCGCTGGACGAGGTGATGACCCTGCTCGACGCGGAACGCGAGGAGGACCCGAAAGGCGAGACCACCCCCACCTTCGACCACCGCTACCGCGCCCTGCGCAACAAGGAGTACGAGCGCCTGCGCTCCGGCAACGACGAGAGCGAGCACACCCGTGACGAGCAGTTCGTCTGCGAGACGCCGCTCGGTGATCGGAGCGTGCTCCAGCCGCTCGGGATCACCGGCCCCATGCTCGTCAAGAAGCTCCGTGAAGTGCGGGCCCTGAAGGCGTTCACCCGACTGGTCGACGCCGAGTCGACGACCGACGCGAAGGAGATGCCGCTCTCCGAAAAGCCCCTGCGTTGGCTGCCCGCCATCGAGGTCCAGGGCGAGGGAGTCTTCCTGCGCTTGGACGAGGACCGGCTGGACACCTGGGAGAAGGCGACGGCGGTGGCGGCTCGGGCCGAACGCATGCGCACCGCTCACCAGCGAGTGCTCGAACAGCGGGCCGACGACCCGAGTCGGGCCGTGCCGTCCCCGGCGACGCCTCGCATGGTGCTGCTGCACACCTTGGCCCATGTCCTCATCAACGAGTGGAGTCTGGAGGCGGGCTATCCGGCCGCGTCCCTGCGCGAGCGCCTGTACGCGGGGGACGACATGGCCGGGGTGCTCATCTACACGGCCACGACCGACTCCGCCGGCAGCCTGGGCGGCCTCGTCGCCCAGGGCGAACCGGAAGTGCTCGACCGCACGGTGCGTTCGGCACTCCGCCGCGCCGAGTGGTGCTCCTCCGACCCGCTCTGCATGGAGGCGGAGGCGGCGGGCTCGACAGGGACGAACCTCGCCGCCTGCCACGCCTGCGTGATGCTCCCGGAGACGAGCTGCGAGCACAACAACATCCTGCTGGACCGTGCGCTGCTGGTCGGTACGCCGGACGAACCCGACCTGGGATTCTTCGGCCCGGTGTGCGTCTCCTGA
- a CDS encoding helicase-related protein, with amino-acid sequence MTHVAGRHSEHYRVRDEELLVGLRRELFGPSEDAGPEERAEVLAQDAPIDRYLTGVLYPRASRERRAEDTAELAGLDAVPLLTREDSEGSGAAQETDVSGGKRPSSMGLTFAIDPDISRRIVVSTRAAVYEPTDEAGNPVPARRAEARTVAEQRERWRRKELDLPDFTIDVTSPVADGKQDLDERAQLRFTVRGLDPTTGTVTVTVTLINRQKVGERDLQDAFALFQCGLTVRAADGSSAFVERPAPAAAHDPETAASRLLHRHAPTFAVGHGCAATWDWAPPPIGVTESIPAAVPEVRSEFVPSVEVLLTDSNPEIDSSSLSMLGLAEKSDTEVLAALEALATGYEDWIARKSAEADSLADGPHEQPARDQVDACREALGRIREGIELLRTKPDLMSAFRLANRAMADQRARSAWVKGGCIGSPDPSAGRWRPFQIAFVLLCLAGIDDPEHDDRKISDLLWFPTGGGKTEAYLGLIALTSFLRRIRKGPNGGGVTVLMRYTLRLLTLQQFERAAILLCAMERMRRRTPELGDEPFSVGMWVGRSATPNTLAEAAARLDELRGDLDKRLATENPVQLHACPWCGTRLDARDYEVDDVAKRMYIRCPGTDCDFSGGLPVHLIDEAVYDARPTLVIATVDKFASMPWRPATAALFNLDDPTDGTPPPELIVQDELHLISGPLGTLTGLYETAVDALAECPKVIASTATIRRAADQGRHLFAREVRQFPPAGLDARDSWFAVETAREEKASRRYVGLLAPGTSQSTLLIRTYATLLHRAMHAETDDDVRDTYWSLVGYFNSLRLLSAAELQVHDDVVAYLELLAEREGVAVRSVANYSELTSRIDASEIPTRLKGIEKRLPDEDTVDVLLATNMIAVGVDVDRLGLMAVMGQPQTTAEYIQATSRVGRAHPGLVAVMLNAARARDRSHYENFQHYHSALYREVESTSVTPFSARARERGLHAVIVALARILIPAARPNEGAGQVESYEHILRGRIRSLLLDRVSAVTPSETEAVERGFDEFVGWWCKVADAQGGLLFEPKRGSSAPSLLKSYDHESPGREAWSTLWSLRDVDAESALFMEGTR; translated from the coding sequence ATGACGCACGTGGCGGGTCGGCACTCCGAGCACTATCGGGTGCGGGACGAGGAACTGCTGGTGGGACTCCGCCGTGAACTCTTCGGCCCCTCCGAGGACGCGGGACCGGAGGAGCGGGCCGAGGTCCTCGCTCAGGACGCGCCGATCGACCGCTATCTGACCGGCGTGCTGTATCCGCGTGCTTCACGGGAGCGGAGGGCCGAGGACACCGCCGAACTGGCCGGCCTCGACGCCGTACCTCTCCTCACCAGGGAGGACTCCGAGGGGTCGGGCGCGGCGCAGGAGACGGATGTCTCGGGCGGCAAGCGCCCGTCCTCCATGGGCCTGACGTTCGCGATCGACCCGGACATAAGCCGAAGGATCGTCGTCTCGACCCGCGCCGCGGTCTACGAGCCCACCGACGAGGCGGGCAACCCGGTCCCGGCCCGCCGCGCCGAGGCCCGGACCGTCGCGGAGCAGCGGGAGCGGTGGCGGCGCAAAGAACTCGACCTCCCCGACTTCACGATCGATGTCACCTCTCCCGTCGCCGACGGGAAGCAGGACCTCGACGAAAGGGCCCAGCTTCGCTTCACCGTCCGAGGTCTTGATCCGACGACCGGGACGGTCACGGTCACCGTCACGCTGATCAACAGGCAGAAGGTCGGTGAGCGGGACCTCCAGGACGCGTTCGCCCTGTTCCAGTGCGGCCTGACGGTTCGCGCCGCCGACGGCTCCAGCGCGTTCGTCGAGCGCCCGGCGCCGGCCGCCGCCCACGACCCGGAGACCGCCGCCAGTCGGCTGCTCCACCGTCACGCCCCGACCTTCGCCGTCGGACACGGCTGTGCCGCCACCTGGGACTGGGCCCCACCACCGATCGGCGTGACCGAGAGCATCCCCGCCGCCGTGCCCGAAGTACGCAGCGAATTCGTACCCAGTGTGGAAGTGCTGCTGACCGACTCCAATCCGGAGATCGACAGTTCGTCGTTGTCGATGCTGGGGCTGGCCGAGAAGTCCGACACCGAGGTCCTGGCCGCCTTGGAGGCACTGGCCACGGGGTACGAGGACTGGATCGCCCGTAAGTCGGCCGAGGCCGACTCGCTGGCGGACGGCCCTCACGAGCAACCCGCGCGGGACCAGGTGGACGCTTGCCGCGAGGCGCTCGGTCGGATCCGCGAGGGCATCGAGCTGCTGCGCACCAAGCCCGATCTGATGAGCGCGTTCCGGCTCGCCAACCGCGCCATGGCCGACCAGCGTGCCCGCAGCGCCTGGGTGAAGGGCGGGTGCATCGGCAGCCCCGACCCGTCCGCCGGTCGCTGGCGTCCCTTCCAGATCGCCTTCGTGCTGCTGTGTCTGGCGGGCATCGACGATCCCGAACACGACGACCGGAAGATCTCCGACCTCCTGTGGTTCCCCACGGGTGGTGGCAAGACGGAGGCCTACCTCGGGCTGATCGCCCTGACGTCCTTCCTGCGCCGCATCCGCAAGGGCCCGAACGGCGGCGGGGTCACCGTCCTCATGCGCTACACGCTCCGACTGCTCACCCTGCAGCAGTTCGAGCGTGCGGCGATCCTGCTCTGCGCCATGGAGCGCATGCGGCGCCGCACGCCCGAGCTGGGTGACGAACCGTTCTCCGTCGGCATGTGGGTGGGGCGCTCGGCCACCCCCAACACGCTGGCCGAAGCCGCTGCTCGCCTCGACGAGCTGCGGGGCGACCTGGACAAGCGGCTCGCCACCGAGAACCCCGTCCAACTGCATGCCTGTCCCTGGTGTGGGACCCGACTCGACGCCCGGGACTACGAGGTCGACGACGTCGCCAAGCGGATGTACATCCGCTGCCCCGGAACGGACTGCGACTTCTCCGGTGGTCTTCCCGTCCACCTGATCGACGAGGCGGTGTACGACGCGCGTCCGACGCTGGTGATCGCCACCGTCGACAAGTTCGCCTCGATGCCGTGGCGTCCGGCGACCGCCGCGCTCTTCAACCTCGACGACCCGACCGACGGCACTCCTCCGCCGGAGCTGATCGTCCAGGACGAGCTCCACCTGATCTCCGGCCCTCTGGGCACCCTCACCGGCCTCTACGAGACCGCGGTGGACGCGTTGGCCGAGTGCCCGAAGGTGATCGCCTCCACGGCGACCATCCGCCGCGCCGCCGACCAGGGTCGCCACCTCTTCGCCCGCGAGGTGCGGCAGTTTCCACCCGCCGGTCTGGACGCGCGTGACTCGTGGTTCGCCGTGGAGACCGCACGCGAGGAGAAGGCGAGCCGCCGCTACGTCGGCCTGCTGGCGCCCGGCACCAGCCAGTCGACGCTGTTGATCCGTACGTACGCCACGCTGCTGCACCGGGCCATGCACGCGGAGACCGACGACGACGTGCGCGACACGTACTGGAGCCTCGTCGGCTACTTCAACAGCCTGCGGCTGCTCTCCGCGGCCGAACTCCAGGTCCACGACGACGTGGTGGCATACCTGGAACTGCTCGCCGAGCGCGAGGGCGTGGCGGTGCGCTCGGTGGCCAACTACTCGGAGCTGACCAGTCGGATCGACGCCAGTGAGATCCCCACCCGGCTCAAGGGCATCGAGAAGCGACTCCCCGACGAGGACACCGTGGACGTCCTGCTCGCCACCAACATGATCGCCGTCGGCGTGGACGTGGACCGGCTCGGCCTGATGGCCGTGATGGGCCAACCGCAGACCACCGCGGAGTACATCCAGGCCACCAGCCGCGTCGGCCGTGCTCACCCCGGCCTGGTGGCGGTCATGCTCAACGCGGCACGCGCGCGGGACCGTTCGCACTACGAGAACTTCCAGCACTACCACTCGGCCCTGTACCGCGAGGTCGAGTCCACCTCCGTGACCCCGTTCTCCGCCCGCGCGCGGGAACGAGGACTGCACGCGGTGATCGTCGCTCTCGCCCGCATCCTGATCCCGGCCGCCCGCCCGAACGAGGGCGCCGGACAGGTCGAGTCCTACGAGCACATCCTGCGGGGCCGCATCAGGTCCCTGCTCCTGGACCGCGTCAGCGCGGTCACTCCCTCGGAGACCGAGGCGGTGGAACGGGGTTTCGACGAGTTCGTCGGCTGGTGGTGCAAGGTCGCCGATGCTCAGGGCGGGCTGCTCTTCGAACCGAAGCGAGGCAGTAGCGCCCCGTCGCTCCTGAAGTCGTACGACCACGAGTCCCCGGGCCGCGAGGCATGGTCCACCCTGTGGAGCCTGCGCGACGTCGACGCCGAGTCCGCCCTTTTCATGGAGGGAACCCGATGA